The window GAGTAAACTATGGCCGTTCAACAGAACCGAAAAACTCGTTCCAAGCGTGGCATGCGTCGTTCGCACGATGCTTTGACCAGCTCTACCCTTTCCACCGACCCAACCACTGGTGAAAAGCACCGCCGTCACCACGTGACTGCCGATGGCTTTTACCGCGGTCGCAAAGTTGTTGAAGTTGGCGACGACGAGTAAGTTTGTCACAACAGATACATCTCTCTATTGATGCGATGGGCGGGGACCAAGGTCCCCGCCTTGTTATTGAGGCATCAATCGCCTTTCTCAAACGCTACCCTCACACACGTCTTACCTTGTTTGGCGATTTTGCTGACTTGGAGGCTGCCGTGAAGGGTAGCGTTTGTGCTTCCCGCATGTCCCTTATTCAAACCGAAATAACTGTTGCTGCTGATGAGAGGGCGGGTAGCGCTTTGCGTCATAAACAAGGCTCATCCATGTGGAAGGCGGTGGAGCTGGTGGCGACAGGGCAGGCGGACGCTTGCGTGAGCGGTGGCAACACCGGCGCGTTAATGGCGATGGGACGCAAACTTATCAAAACGTTCCCAGGGGTGAGTCGACCAGCGATCTGTAAGCCCATTCCGACAGCACGCGGATCGAGCTTTATTCTTGATCTCGGCGCCAACCTCAACTGTTCGGCTCAGCAACTGGTGCAGTTTGCGCTCATGGGGTCTGCTTTGGCGAGAGTGTATGGTCGCGAAAACCCGTCGGTGGCGCTGTTGAATGTGGGTACAGAGCTGAGCAAGGGCAGTGAGTCTATTCTTACCGCCGCAGCGCTGATGCGGGAGCACCCGACGATTAACTTCGCAGGGTTTGTAGAAGGGCACGGTCTGTATCAAGGCGAAGTCGACGTTGTTGTGTGCGACGGTCTCATCGGCAACGTGGCATTAAAGGTGAGCGAAGGTGTCGCTGCATTTATTGCCTCCAGCCTGAAAGCCAAATTGCGTGAGAATCGTTTCAATCAGATTGCTGGCTTAATTGTGGAGCCCCTCCTGCGTCGCTGGATGGCAGCGTACAACCCGTCGAACTTTAATGGTGCTGCCATGCTGGGTCTTCAGCGAACACTGGTAAAAAGCCATGGCGGCACCGACAAGTTTGGTTTTGAGCAGGCTTTGGTCGCCGCAGTGGACCAGGTGTCGGCTAATATTCCCGAGCGGATAGCTCAGTGTCTTTGAGCTGTGCGTGTTTAACTGCATGTTTTACTAGAACAAAAGCAAGGTAAGTAGAGTTATGAGTAATTCCAAGCTGGCGTTTGTTTTCCCCGGTCAAGGCTCGCAAAAAGTGGGTATGCTGGGTGATCTCGCTGAATCGTATACCGTGGTCAAGGATACTTTTGCGCAGGCGTCAGAGGCGCTGGGCTATGACCTTTGGAAACTGGTGCAGGAGGGGCCTCAGGAAGAGCTGAATATGACCGAGGTCACTCAGCCTGCACTACTTACCGCGAGTGTGGCGACCTGGCGCGTATGGCAGGAAAAAGGCGGTGCCAAGCCAGAGATGATGGCCGGTCACAGCCTTGGGGAGTGGTCCGCATTGGTGTGCGCGGGTATTGTGGATTTCACCGACGCCGTGAAGCTTGTCCGCATGCGCGGTCAATTTATGCAAGAAGCGGTGCCTGCGGGTATCGGTGCGATGGCGGCCATTATTGGCTTGGATGATAGCCTGGTTGAGGAAGCGTGTACTGCTGCGATGGCGGCGGAGGCCAGTAATGCGCAAGACATTGTTTCTCCCGTCAACTACAATTCCCCGGGCCAATTGGTTATCGCAGGTCATGCGGCGGCAGTCGAGCGGGCGATGGCGCTTTGTAAAGATGCAGGTGCCAAGCGTGCGTTGTTATTGCCTGTGAGTGCGCCGTTCCACACAGCGCTGATGAAGCCTGCCGCAGACAGGCTTGCTGAGCATATCCAGAGCACGGCGTTTGAAAGTCCGTCAATTCCCGTGGTGCACAATGTTACCGCGCAAACGCTGACTGACGCCGAGGAAATTAAAGCGATTATGGTTGCACAAATATATTCAGCTGTTCGCTGGGTTGCTTGTGTTAACGCCTTGACCAGCGCAGGCATTGGTACCACTGTAGAATGCGGCCCTGGCAAAGTTCTTTCAGGTTTAAACAAGCGCATCGACCGCGCTCTTAACACATTAAGTACCGACAGCGAAGACGCGCTCAGCGCTACCTTGTTGGCGTTACCCGAAGCAGGAGAATAATAGCTATGTCGTTGGAAGGAAAAATTGCGATCGTTACAGGTGGCAGCCGTGGAATTGGAGCGGCAATTGCCGACGGGCTTGGTGAAGCCGGTGCGATTGTGATCGGAACTGCGACCAGTGAGAGTGGTGCAGCAGCGATTAGTGAGCGCTTCGCTAGCAAGAACATTCAAGGCATGGGGCAGCCTCTCAATGTAACCGATGCAGACTCTGTTGCAGCTTTGATGTCAGTGGTTTCTGAAAAATACGGTGCGCCGCAAATACTGGTTAATAATGCCGGAATTACCAATGACAATTTGTTAATGCGGATGAGCGACGAAGAGTGGTTTGATGTAATCAATACCAACCTGAGTGCGGTCTACCGCTTGAGTAAAGCCTGTTTGCGCGGCATGATGAAAGCGCGATGGGGTCGTATTGTGAATATCAGCTCGGTTGTCGGGCAGATGGGAAATGCTGGCCAATCCAATTACGCAGCTACCAAAGCTGGTGTGATGGGGTTTGCGCGCTCACTGGCGAAAGAGGTGGGGTCACGGAATATCACGGTTAATTCCGTAGCTCCCGGTTTTATCGATACTGATATGACGAAGGTGTTGAGCGAAGACCAGAAAACCATGATGTTGTCTGCGATTCCGCTGGCTCGACTGGGTCAACCGGAGGAAATTGCGTCTGTGGTGAAGTTCCTCTGTAGCGATGATGCGGCCTATATTACAGGTGAAACGCTGCATGTAAACGGCGGCATGTATATGTGCTAAGCTATTGAAAAATAAAGAAAAATATCGGTATTTTTAATAAAATTGCAATCTGAGGTTACATCGTGGATAAATCGCGTTAAAATGCGCGCACGTGTAAGCCGGATCATCATATTTCTGCCGATTTGTGGCGCTAGGTTACGGCTTAAGAATTGTTCAACAAAACGGCTTCACTAAGATTATCACTAGGAGTTAACTACGATTATGAGCAGCAGCATTGAAGAACGCGTAAAGAAAATTGTTGCAGAGCAACTTGGCGTTAAAGAAGAAGAAGTAAAAAACGAAGCGTCCTTCGTTGAAGATCTGGGTGCAGACTCTCTGGACACCGTTGAATTGGTAATGGCTCTGGAAGAAGAGTTCGAAACCGAAATTCCTGACGAAGAAGCCGAAAAGATTACTACTGTTCAGCTGGCAATCGATTACATCAACGAGAACCTGGCATAAGCCTTTTTCTCTTGATCTGAGCCTTTAACAAAAGCCGTATCTATGAGGAATAGTGCGGCTTTTGTCGTTTTTGTGTCTATGATTTGCATATTTGTGTCTATGATTTGCAGACGTTGAAAGATCTGTCTGATTTGTACAAAGCAATTTTGCTGTTTGGAGAAAGTTCGTGAGTCGAAAGAGAGTTGTTGTTACCGGGTTGGGTATGGTGAGTTCGGTAGGACACAATGTTGAAGATACCTGGCAAGCTATCTTGGCCGGAAAAAGCGGTGTTTCACCGATTAGCTCTTTCGATGTGTCGAGCTTCGCAACGCAGATCAGCGCTTCTGTGCGTGATCTCGATATCACGCCGTATCTGGACGCTAAAGAAGCACGTAAGCTGGATTTGTTTATCCAATACGGCATGGCTGCTGGCGTGCAGGCAATGACCGACTCAGGTTTGCAAGTTGATGAAGCTAACGCTGGTCGTTATGGCTGCGTTATTGGCTCTGGTATTGGTGGGCTGGGTTCAATTGAAGACACGGCGATCACGATTAAAGAGCGCGGTCCTCGCCGGGTTTCGCCTTTTTTTGTGCCCGGCGCAATCATCAATATGATCGCTGGCAACCTGTCCATTCGCTATGGCCTTAAAGGCATGAACCTGGCGGTGACGACGGCCTGCACCTCTGCCACGCACAGCATTGGCCTCGCTGCGCGCGAAATTATGTATGGCAATGCCGATGTAATGTTGGCTGGTGGTGCCGAAATGGCAACTACTCCGGTGGGCATCGGTGGATTCGCTGCCGCACGAGCGTTGTCCAAGCGCAATGATAGCCCGGAGCAGGCGAGCCGCCCCTGGGACAAAGACCGTGATGGTTTTGTGCTGGGTGACGGTGCGGGCATCGTTGTTCTCGAAGAGTACGAACACGCGAAAGCGCGTGGTGCAAACATTTATGCGGAACTGTCCGGGTTTGGTACCAGTGGCGATGCCTATCACATTACGTCTCCGTCAGGAGAGGGTGCTGAGCGAGCTATGCTGAATACTCTGCAAGACGCAAATATCAGTGCGGATAAAATTGACTATATCAACGCGCATGGCACGTCGACTCTGGCCGGAGATAACGCCGAATGCGTCGCCATTAAAAATGTGTTTGGTGACCACGCCTACAAACTGGCTGTGAGCTCAACTAAATCTATGATCGGCCACTTGCTTGGCGCGGCTGGTGCGGTAGAAGCGATTTTTTCTATTTTGAGTCTTCGCGATCAAGTTGCGCCACCTACCATTAATCTGGATAACCCGGATGAAGGCTGCGATCTTAATTTTGTGCCTCATACGGCGCAAGCTATGAAAATCGAAACAGTTTTAAGTAACTCTTTCGGATTTGGTGGTACTAACGGTACCCTGTTGTTCCGCAAAGTTTAACCATTTATGGCCGGCTCCGGCGATCCGCTCGTTTTTCTTAACGGATGCTCTATTGCAGATTTTTCTGCCGGTTCAGTGCTGCTCAATCGCGGATTCCAATACGCCGATGGTGTGTTCGAAACGGCGCGAGTGGAATCCGGAAGGTTACCGCTGCTCGATCTCCATATTGCTCGCTTGCGTCGTGGATGTGAGCGCCTGGGTTTGGTCCTTGCCGAGTTGTTTACAGAGCAATTGAACATCTTTACGCACGCTGTTCGGCAACGTGGGGAATCCGGTGTGGCTAAGCTCACCGTTTACCGCACAGCTTCAGCAAGGGGTAATTATTCCGGGCCGAATTCAACCGCTGAACTGCTATTTCAGTTCACGCCTTCCTCTGTAGTAATCGACGGGCAATGGTGTGCTCCGGCGGTTCGCTTAAAAACTGTTTCGTACCGACTCTACCCAAACCCGCAACTCGCGGGTATAAAACACCTGAATCGCCTTGACTATGCACTGGCAACTAAAAATTTTTCTGCTGGGTTAGATTGCGAAGCGCTGTTGCTGGACCCCGAGGATTGTGTTGTGGAAACGCCGCACCATAATATTTTTTGTTTGCGTGGTCAGCGTTTATTGACCCCGCACCTCGAAAACAGCGGTGTGGCTGGGGTAATGCGCGGGTTGATTCTGGATCTTGGCAAAAAAATAGATGGCGCGGATATCCAGGTTTGCACGTTGCCTGTACAGCAGCTGTTGGCAAGCGATGCGGTATTTTTATGTAACGCATTGCGAGGGATTGTACCTGTAGCCGGGTGTGATCGCGTCGAGTTTGGCAATGCCAGTGCAGAGTTGGCGGAGAGGGTCGCTTTGACGGTTAAAAATTATTTGGACGTCCATCGATGAATGTAAGCCCACTAAAAATAGTATTAGCGATGGCCGTGTGGTCACTGGTTATGGCCTTGTCCATTGGGTTTTATTTATGGCACTGGCTGTATAACCCGAGGACCGTACAAATTATCGAGCCTGTTTTCATTATTGAAAAAGGGGCCACGCTACATTCAGTCGCGAAACGTTTACACGAAGAGCATCTCATTCGCTGGCCAGATGTATGGGTTGTATATGGTCGTATTTTTCACCTTGAAAATATAAAGGCGGGCGAGTACAGGCTGGAAATGGTTTTTTCTCCGGTGGAACTGCTGCAACGGTTTCAAAAATCTGAACATGTTCAGCACCCTGTAACTTTAGTGGAAGGGTTGAGGTTGCGAGATTTCGTGAGCGTTTTGCACCAGCAGGAAAATCTTGTTAACACGCTTGGTCAAAAAACTTATCCTGAACTTGCTCAAGTGTTGAATATTCCAGAAATGCAGCCAGAAGGTTATTTCTATCCAGATACCTATCAATACATTCGTGGCGACGCTGATAAAGATATTTTGTTGCGCGCATACTGGCGCATGAAATCCGTCTTGAGCGAAGAATGGGAACAGCGCGCTGAAGGGCTGCCTTATAGCTCCCCTTACGAAGCGCTGATAATGGCTTCCATTATCGAAAAGGAGACAGGTGTAGGTTATGAGCGAGCAGAGATTGCTGGCGTGTTTGTAAGGCGATTGCAGAAAAAAATGCGATTGCAAACGGATCCAACCGTGATTTATGGCCTTGGTGATGCCTACGATGGAAACCTAAGACGGGTTGATTTGAAAACACCTACTGAGTACAACACCTACACCATTTCAGGGTTGCCTCCGACACCGATTGCCAACCCCGGGCGCGAAGCGATTCACGCGGCACTACATCCCGCTGCGGGGACGGCACTCTATTTTGTTGCCAAGGGAGACGGCTCACACTATTTTTCAAGTACGTTGCAGGAACACGAGGCGGCTGTGCAGCGTTTTCAAAAACAGCGTCGCAGTGATTATCGCTCCTCTCCTGCGCTACCTACCGCTGCTGATCAGACACCTGAAGCGGGAGGAGAACAATGACAGGCCGATTTATAACAGTTGAGGGCACTGAGGGTGTCGGTAAATCGACGAATTTGGCATTTATCGAAGGGTTCTTACGGTCACGGGCTATTGATGTAATTACCACCCGCGAACCAGGGGGAACGCCACTGGCCGAGGAGTTGCGTGAACTACTGCTAGCGAAACGCGAAGAGCCAGTCGATGCATGTGCCGAGCTGTTGATGGTTTTTGCCGCGCGAGCGCAACATCTCAACCAGTTGGTGGCTCCCGCACTAGCTCGTGGCCAATGGGTACTGTGCGACAGGTTTACTGATGCAACTTATGCCTATCAGGGGGCGGGTAGAGGGCTTTCACTCGAAACAATTAGCAAGTTGGAATTTCTGGTGCAAGGAAGTTTGCAGCCCGATATCACCGTTTGGCTGGATATTGACGTGCGGCTCGGTTTAGAGCGTGCGCGTGCGCGTGCAGATCTGGACCGGTTTGAAGAAGAAGACGTAAGTTTTTTCGAGCGTGTGCGAGCGGGCTACCGGGCTCGCGCCGAAGAGGCTCCAGCGCGCTTTTGCAGGATCAACGCAGGGCAGCCCCTCGCGCAGGTGCAGACTGATATACAACGTGCGTTGGAGGCGTTTCTGTAAACGAGGGAATTGCCGTAACGACTTATTCGCGGCGTAGTCGGTATTTTCGATGGTGTGCTTCTCGGTCTAGCTGCTGATTTCGAATTAGTGTCAACAGGTTCTAAGTCATTAGAAGTCGGGTTCGCAATGGATGCTGGTTGGGCATTGTGTAAATGGGTGTACAAACTCCAGCGTTGTGGCATGAAGTAAAAGGCGATCGGATGCTTGCTGGATCGCGTCGGGAGCGTAAAAAGCGTCACCCAGGATGGGATGTCCAAGTTGTTGCATATGAACTCGCAGCTGGTGGGAGCGACCCGTGATAGGCGTTAGCTCAATACGGGTAGTTTGCAGGTCCAGCCGCCTCTCCAGTACTTTGTATTGCGTATGAGCGTGTTTACCCTGTTCCAGGTCTACTTTCTGCTTCGGTCGGTTTGGCCAGTCGCAAATCAGCGGTAAGGTGATTTCGCCGCGATCCTCGGCAACAATACCTGCTACCGTTGCCGTATAGGTTTTAGTCATTTTGCGCTGCTCGAACAAGCGACCGAATCGCACCAGGCTTTCGTGGGACTGCGGGAAAATAACCAGGCCAGATGTAGCCATATCCAAGCGATGCACCACGCGAGAATTGGGGTGTTGGTGTACAAGCTGATCGAAGGCGTTATCCGGAGTTGCCAATCCGGGAACGGTGAGCAGCCCCGCGGGCTTGTTGATGGCGATGATATGATCGTCTTGATAAATAATTGCTAAATCTTGCATATCGGCATTTTATGGGAGTGGCATAAATTTCGGAATATCAATGACAGCGTTTTGTTTTCATGGCTGTAAATATTGCCGTTATTGAAGCGCGCTCTGTGGTCGAAAAAGTGTGTTTATTGGCATGCAGGGTTAATAAAAGCAATAAAGCAAAGTTGAGCTAAATTCATGAGTAAAACAACACCGCCTTACCCCTGGCAAAATACCTATTGGCACCAATTTGCCGGGCAGGTTACTCAGGGGCATTTGCCTCATGCGATTTTATTGCAGGGGGTAGCGGGTATTGGTACGGAAAGTCTTGCGCGGGCGATGGCCGAGTTTTTGATGTGCTCGTCTCCGGTTGAACAGGCTGCATGTGGGCAATGTAAAGTGTGTCGTTTATTGCAGAGCCACAATCACCCCGATCTGTTTCTGCTCTCGCCGGAGGAGAAAAGCGTTGTTATCAAAGTTGATCAGGTTCGCCAGCTGACTGAATTTGTCGCGAAAACCTCGCAGCAAGGTGGTCGTAAACTGGTAATCATTGAGCCCGCAGAAGCAATGAATATCGCTGCCGCAAACGCACTCCTGAAATGTTTCGAAGAACCCTCGGGTGACACGGTTTTTATATTGGTGTGTCATCACGCTAACCGGCTGCTGCCGACCATTCGCAGCCGCTGTGCTTGTCACACGCTTCCAGTGCCAGAGCGTGCCCTGGCCGTATCCTGGCTGGAAACCATGGGCGTGGAAAGCGCGGCACTCCTGCTGGATGAAACTCATGGCGCGCCACTTACTGCGCATCAGTGGTCCCGAGACGACGTTATTGCAAGCCAGGACAAGGCGTGTGAGCTGCTGGTTGCGGCCTTGCAGACACAGAAGCCAGTTACTACGGTTGCAGGCACGCTTGCTGGTGAGTGCTCGGGTCTCGAACTCGCGGAGCTATTGATCAATTGGCTGGAACAGCTGATCCGTGAGCGAACTCGTGGCAGCCGACGGTCGCTGCTTGCCCACTGGGAGCCGTTGGTTGGTGTTGCTCAGGCCCTATCTACCGTGGAATTGTTCAAGCTGCGCGAGGTCTATTGCCAGCGCAAAGCACAGCTACTCGCCAACCCTAATTTGAACGCGAACATGGTAATCGAAGATTTGCTTTTGGAGTGGCAAAGGTATGCACTTCAAGCCGCGCGGCAAGGGAAGTTAGTGGCACAAGTATAAACTTCGCTGTGCTTTGGTTAGCTGCGTTATAATAGAATTTAATGTCACCTATGTGGCTGTATATTGTTTGATCAGGAGTTAGTGTCGCAATGAAAGGTTTAGGCGGTGCCGCCCGCAATGGTATTCTCTCGTTGACGATCCGCGATAAGGCGGTGCTATACGCCGCTTATATGCCATTTGTGAAAAATGGTGGTTTATTTATCCCGACAAACAAGAGCTATAGTCTCGGCGATGAAGTTTTTATGCTACTGAGCCTGATGGACGAGCCCGAAAAAATCCCGGTGGCGGGTAAAGTTGTTTGGATCACCCCTAAGGGCGCTCAAGGCAACCGCGCAGCGGGGATAGGTGTGCAATTTAGCGGGGAGGACGATGTCGCCTCGAAGAAAATCGAAACATACCTGGTTGGCTCGCTGGAGTCGGATCGCCCCACCCATACAATGTAGCCATTTAGGGCACGGAGGTGGCTCCCGCCAGTTTTGTGCTGCCTTACCCTTCAATCCTTTCGAAAGTTCGCATGCTTGTTGATTCTCACTGTCACTTAGATCGTCTCGACCTTACAAAATACGCCGATGGACTCACTGGTGCCATCAATGCCGCCCGGGCACAGGGGGTTGCGGAGTTGCTGTGTGTTTGCATTAGCGAAGAAAACCGCGACAAGGTGGTCGCGATAGCTAAAGCGTTTGATGGCGTATACGCCTCGGTGGGGGTGCACCCCTCCGACGTAGGCGACTCTGTCGTATCCGTCGCTGCATTGAGTGAGTGGGCCGCCATGGACCGGGTAATCGCACTGGGAGAGACTGGGCTCGACTACCATTACAGCCAAGACACTGCCGAGGCGCAGAAACGGAGTTTCGCTAACCACTTAGTGGCAGGTGCGGAGCTGAAACTTCCGGTGATCATTCACACACGAGCGGCAAAGGCCGACACTCTGGATTTAATGGCGGCACATGGGTGTCGCGAAACCGCTGGTGTGATGCACTGTTTCACCGAAGATTGGGAGATGGCGCGCGCGTCACTGGATTTGGGGTTTTATATCTCTATCTCGGGAATTGTCACTTTTCGCAATGCGGCTGAACTGCGTGATGTGGTGCTGAAGATCCCCGCCGATCGATTACTGGTTGAAACTGATTCGCCGTACCTTGCGCCTGTACCATTTCGGGGCAAACCCAACGAGCCACAATATGTGCGGCAGGTGGCGGAATATATCGCGGAGCTGCGTGGTGTGGCGTTCGAAGAGTTAGCTGAGCAAACCACCGCAAATTTTGCCCGCTTGTTCAAGACAAAACAGCGTTGGGCTGCACCTGTTTGAGGTTATAGGTTATACATGTATCAACAGATAAAAACCATGTTGCTTCTTCAGGAAGCGATGAATTCAAAAGTCAATCCATCCTGGCGTGAGCAAGGCTATGCCTGGTACCGCGCTGTATGGGTTGAGTGCGCGGAACTGATGGACCACTATGGTTGGAAGTGGTGGAAGAAACAATCGCCAGATCGAGATCAGGTCGTTCTCGAGTTAATTGATATCTGGCATTTCGGTCTGAGTTTGTATCTGCTGAAATGTGGTACCGATGACGAAAGCCTTGGCAGGCTCGCCGAGCAGATCGGGCAAGAATTTCTGCTCGATGCCAATCGCAGCGATGAGAATTTTCGCGACGATCTGGAGGCCTTTACCGAAGCGACATTAAGTACGAAGGATTTTTCGATTCCGCTTTTTTGTCGGCTGCTCGATGGTGTAAAACTTGATTTCGATCAGCTGTTCAATAAGTACGTAGGTAAGAATGTGTTAAACCTTTTTCGTCAGGATCACGGATACAAAGAAGGTACCTACAACAAGGTTTGGGCCGGGCGTGAAGATAACGAACATCTCGTCGAAGCCCTTGTGAACCTGGATAGCACGCGCAGCGACTTTGCCGACGCGTTGTACCAGGAGCTAAAACAGCGATATTCCTCGCACAACGAGTAGTATCTCGTCCATTTCTGTATGGGGTGGCGGCGCGATTTGTCCGAAAGGATAGCCTGCTGCGCCAGGAAAGTTAACGTTAACCATAAGCACGGAGATTTATTGTGAAAGCACCCGTAAGAGTTACTGTGACCGGCGCAGCAGGTCAAATTAGTTATTCGCTCTTGTTTCGAATTGCCGCTGGCGAAATGCTTGGCGCGGATCAGCCTGTAATTTTACAAATGCTGGAAATCACTCCTGCGCTAGAGGCTCTGAAAGGGGTTGCAATGGAGCTGGACGACTGTGCATTTCCGCTGCTGCATAGCATGGTGTGCACTGATGACGCAAATGTCGCTTTCAAAGATTCAGACTATGCGTTGCTGGTTGGTGCTCGTCCCCGCGGCCCTGGTATGGAGCGCAACGATTTGTTGGAAGCGAATGCCGCAATCTTCTCTGTTCAAGGCAAGGCGATTAATGATCACGCGTCTCGTGGCATTAAAGTCTTGGTGGTGGGTAACCCGGCCAATACCAACGCACTGATCGCGCAGCGCAACGCGCCTGACATCGACCCGCGTCAGTTTACTGCGA of the Teredinibacter turnerae T7901 genome contains:
- the rpmF gene encoding 50S ribosomal protein L32 — its product is MAVQQNRKTRSKRGMRRSHDALTSSTLSTDPTTGEKHRRHHVTADGFYRGRKVVEVGDDE
- the plsX gene encoding phosphate acyltransferase PlsX, which encodes MSQQIHLSIDAMGGDQGPRLVIEASIAFLKRYPHTRLTLFGDFADLEAAVKGSVCASRMSLIQTEITVAADERAGSALRHKQGSSMWKAVELVATGQADACVSGGNTGALMAMGRKLIKTFPGVSRPAICKPIPTARGSSFILDLGANLNCSAQQLVQFALMGSALARVYGRENPSVALLNVGTELSKGSESILTAAALMREHPTINFAGFVEGHGLYQGEVDVVVCDGLIGNVALKVSEGVAAFIASSLKAKLRENRFNQIAGLIVEPLLRRWMAAYNPSNFNGAAMLGLQRTLVKSHGGTDKFGFEQALVAAVDQVSANIPERIAQCL
- the fabD gene encoding ACP S-malonyltransferase, which translates into the protein MSNSKLAFVFPGQGSQKVGMLGDLAESYTVVKDTFAQASEALGYDLWKLVQEGPQEELNMTEVTQPALLTASVATWRVWQEKGGAKPEMMAGHSLGEWSALVCAGIVDFTDAVKLVRMRGQFMQEAVPAGIGAMAAIIGLDDSLVEEACTAAMAAEASNAQDIVSPVNYNSPGQLVIAGHAAAVERAMALCKDAGAKRALLLPVSAPFHTALMKPAADRLAEHIQSTAFESPSIPVVHNVTAQTLTDAEEIKAIMVAQIYSAVRWVACVNALTSAGIGTTVECGPGKVLSGLNKRIDRALNTLSTDSEDALSATLLALPEAGE
- the fabG gene encoding 3-oxoacyl-ACP reductase FabG; protein product: MSLEGKIAIVTGGSRGIGAAIADGLGEAGAIVIGTATSESGAAAISERFASKNIQGMGQPLNVTDADSVAALMSVVSEKYGAPQILVNNAGITNDNLLMRMSDEEWFDVINTNLSAVYRLSKACLRGMMKARWGRIVNISSVVGQMGNAGQSNYAATKAGVMGFARSLAKEVGSRNITVNSVAPGFIDTDMTKVLSEDQKTMMLSAIPLARLGQPEEIASVVKFLCSDDAAYITGETLHVNGGMYMC
- the acpP gene encoding acyl carrier protein, whose amino-acid sequence is MSSSIEERVKKIVAEQLGVKEEEVKNEASFVEDLGADSLDTVELVMALEEEFETEIPDEEAEKITTVQLAIDYINENLA
- the fabF gene encoding beta-ketoacyl-ACP synthase II, whose translation is MSRKRVVVTGLGMVSSVGHNVEDTWQAILAGKSGVSPISSFDVSSFATQISASVRDLDITPYLDAKEARKLDLFIQYGMAAGVQAMTDSGLQVDEANAGRYGCVIGSGIGGLGSIEDTAITIKERGPRRVSPFFVPGAIINMIAGNLSIRYGLKGMNLAVTTACTSATHSIGLAAREIMYGNADVMLAGGAEMATTPVGIGGFAAARALSKRNDSPEQASRPWDKDRDGFVLGDGAGIVVLEEYEHAKARGANIYAELSGFGTSGDAYHITSPSGEGAERAMLNTLQDANISADKIDYINAHGTSTLAGDNAECVAIKNVFGDHAYKLAVSSTKSMIGHLLGAAGAVEAIFSILSLRDQVAPPTINLDNPDEGCDLNFVPHTAQAMKIETVLSNSFGFGGTNGTLLFRKV
- the pabC gene encoding aminodeoxychorismate lyase, whose translation is MAGSGDPLVFLNGCSIADFSAGSVLLNRGFQYADGVFETARVESGRLPLLDLHIARLRRGCERLGLVLAELFTEQLNIFTHAVRQRGESGVAKLTVYRTASARGNYSGPNSTAELLFQFTPSSVVIDGQWCAPAVRLKTVSYRLYPNPQLAGIKHLNRLDYALATKNFSAGLDCEALLLDPEDCVVETPHHNIFCLRGQRLLTPHLENSGVAGVMRGLILDLGKKIDGADIQVCTLPVQQLLASDAVFLCNALRGIVPVAGCDRVEFGNASAELAERVALTVKNYLDVHR
- the mltG gene encoding endolytic transglycosylase MltG is translated as MNVSPLKIVLAMAVWSLVMALSIGFYLWHWLYNPRTVQIIEPVFIIEKGATLHSVAKRLHEEHLIRWPDVWVVYGRIFHLENIKAGEYRLEMVFSPVELLQRFQKSEHVQHPVTLVEGLRLRDFVSVLHQQENLVNTLGQKTYPELAQVLNIPEMQPEGYFYPDTYQYIRGDADKDILLRAYWRMKSVLSEEWEQRAEGLPYSSPYEALIMASIIEKETGVGYERAEIAGVFVRRLQKKMRLQTDPTVIYGLGDAYDGNLRRVDLKTPTEYNTYTISGLPPTPIANPGREAIHAALHPAAGTALYFVAKGDGSHYFSSTLQEHEAAVQRFQKQRRSDYRSSPALPTAADQTPEAGGEQ
- the tmk gene encoding dTMP kinase; its protein translation is MTGRFITVEGTEGVGKSTNLAFIEGFLRSRAIDVITTREPGGTPLAEELRELLLAKREEPVDACAELLMVFAARAQHLNQLVAPALARGQWVLCDRFTDATYAYQGAGRGLSLETISKLEFLVQGSLQPDITVWLDIDVRLGLERARARADLDRFEEEDVSFFERVRAGYRARAEEAPARFCRINAGQPLAQVQTDIQRALEAFL
- a CDS encoding RluA family pseudouridine synthase, with product MQDLAIIYQDDHIIAINKPAGLLTVPGLATPDNAFDQLVHQHPNSRVVHRLDMATSGLVIFPQSHESLVRFGRLFEQRKMTKTYTATVAGIVAEDRGEITLPLICDWPNRPKQKVDLEQGKHAHTQYKVLERRLDLQTTRIELTPITGRSHQLRVHMQQLGHPILGDAFYAPDAIQQASDRLLLHATTLEFVHPFTQCPTSIHCEPDF
- a CDS encoding DNA polymerase III subunit delta'; this encodes MSKTTPPYPWQNTYWHQFAGQVTQGHLPHAILLQGVAGIGTESLARAMAEFLMCSSPVEQAACGQCKVCRLLQSHNHPDLFLLSPEEKSVVIKVDQVRQLTEFVAKTSQQGGRKLVIIEPAEAMNIAAANALLKCFEEPSGDTVFILVCHHANRLLPTIRSRCACHTLPVPERALAVSWLETMGVESAALLLDETHGAPLTAHQWSRDDVIASQDKACELLVAALQTQKPVTTVAGTLAGECSGLELAELLINWLEQLIRERTRGSRRSLLAHWEPLVGVAQALSTVELFKLREVYCQRKAQLLANPNLNANMVIEDLLLEWQRYALQAARQGKLVAQV
- a CDS encoding PilZ domain-containing protein, whose product is MKGLGGAARNGILSLTIRDKAVLYAAYMPFVKNGGLFIPTNKSYSLGDEVFMLLSLMDEPEKIPVAGKVVWITPKGAQGNRAAGIGVQFSGEDDVASKKIETYLVGSLESDRPTHTM
- a CDS encoding TatD family hydrolase translates to MLVDSHCHLDRLDLTKYADGLTGAINAARAQGVAELLCVCISEENRDKVVAIAKAFDGVYASVGVHPSDVGDSVVSVAALSEWAAMDRVIALGETGLDYHYSQDTAEAQKRSFANHLVAGAELKLPVIIHTRAAKADTLDLMAAHGCRETAGVMHCFTEDWEMARASLDLGFYISISGIVTFRNAAELRDVVLKIPADRLLVETDSPYLAPVPFRGKPNEPQYVRQVAEYIAELRGVAFEELAEQTTANFARLFKTKQRWAAPV